A stretch of DNA from Deltaproteobacteria bacterium:
GAGGTATATCCCCGGACCTCGTTAGGAGTAGGAGAGTGGAAGTGCGGCAAGTGTGGCGCGGTTCACGACCGTGACGTCAATGCAGCACGTAACATTCTCCGCCTCGGACGTGAGGCGCTGACCCACTTGCACTACCGTGAGGCGGCGCAAGCCTAGATAATCCACTTCGTTTACGGAGGGTGAGGACGTCAATTGGGCGAGTGTAGAAAGCGGAATCGACGTGCTCCATCGTGAAGTTGGCGTTTCCACTTGCATCCGTACCGACATCGAGTCCGCCACAAATACGCGCGGCTCCAACGACATCAAGCTGAGAGTTAGGGTTAGTTGTTCCAATTCCGACGTTGCCGCTAATGGCGCTGCCACCGCTATCGATCATCACGGGACCAGCTACCCCAAGTTTGGCAGTCGGCGCTGTGGTGCCAATACCCAGGTTGCCAATGGTCGCAACCCGCTGGGAGTAGGAATCATGGACGATAGTTAGGCTTTCTGCTAGTATCTGGGCTGACTTGAGTGAACTATAATGATGAATAACTATGCTGCATCAAAGTAAATGCGACCAAATTTTAAACCATATCATCACGGTCATCAGGCCGATTAGGGTGGTTATTTTTGGATCAGCTGCAAAAAAGTCAAATCGGGCCAACGACCTTGATTTTCTTGTAGTCGTCGCCAATGGTCAAGATACCCGAAGCATCGCGCAGTCCCTTTATTATACAGCTCCTAGGCTTGGGGTTAGCCTTGACTTTGTGGTGGTAACAGAAGAAGAAGCGCATGCAGCGCGCCAAGATTTCTGGTCAGTTGTTTGCGAAGCTGAGGAGAATGGGAAGGAGCTTTATGTCGCCAAGACAGCATGAAATAGCACGTGAGTGGCTGAGGCGTGCTAAAAGTAATCTGATCCGT
This window harbors:
- a CDS encoding nucleotidyltransferase domain-containing protein, with product MLHQSKCDQILNHIITVIRPIRVVIFGSAAKKSNRANDLDFLVVVANGQDTRSIAQSLYYTAPRLGVSLDFVVVTEEEAHAARQDFWSVVCEAEENGKELYVAKTA